A stretch of DNA from Takifugu rubripes chromosome 15, fTakRub1.2, whole genome shotgun sequence:
AGGAGCAGGGACTTTGGAAGCAGAGGTAAAACACGTTCCTCTTTAGGAATTGGTACAAATGTTTTGGGTTTTCAAGGCGAGATTGAACAAGGTTTGTTTATTTCTCCTTCCAGCCATAAATCGTCTTCGATCCAGAAGGAGACTCCaaagaaaaaaccaaaactgGAGCTAAAGCCATCTAACGGGGACAGGTATTATAAGAGAGAGGGGATGGATGTAACCCATCAGAGCACTCGCTTCATGCTCTTTTCATTCTTACACCAGTAGCTCCATCACACAGTCGATGGATTCCGGAGGCACAGACAACTTCATTCTCATCAGCCAGTTGAAGGAAGAAGTGATGTCACTGAAGAGACTTCTGCAGCAAAGGGACCAAACCATTCTGGAGAAAGACCGCAAGGTGGGTATTGACAGGCCTCCACTGACCCTTTTATTTAtccatttgtatttatttaacacgtTTATGCATTTCACCTGTAGCTAACAGAGCTTAAAGCAGACTTTCAGTACCAGGAATCCAATATGAGGGTGAAAATGAACCAAATGGAGAAGTCTCACAAGGATTctatggagctgcagcaggtacACTCTAATAGAACCACGTGTTCTATATGACTATGAATACAATTATGTGTTCTAGTATTAGGaatctttattttaattctCTGTTACTTAGTACACACGGAAAGCTAGTGATCGATCAATAATACGTCTCATCATCATATCATATCCAACTAAGGGGAAATATAATAGAGAATTTAAGAGATAATCTGAAGTGGGGGACTTTTAAGGTGCACAAGGAAATAACACATAGTATATCGATTTCACATGACAAAAGGGATCATTTTGGCATGATTACAGGCATTTTTAGCTGAAAATGTTTCCCACGAAAGCAACCAGTTTTAAAccattcagtgttttttttctgacacATTTGTTTCCACAGGCCAAGAACAGAGAGCTAATGAAACAAGTGGCGGCTCTCTCTAAAGGAAAAAAGTTTGACCGGACAGGAAGTTCTCTGCTTCTGCCCTAACAATAGGTGGGCCAGTGGGTCACGACAGGGATCGACTTCACTGTTCCAACACTGTGAAAGTCTCCCTCTTGTGTTTGCTCATCGCCATCGACGCTCGTCCTTTCTTAAGCGGTTACAGCCAGAGACCACAGACGGGGATCAGTTACTGAGTCAAAGGAATCTTTCTCTTCTtgtcaacacattttaaatattttccaaCAACTTTTCCCACTGGATTGATGTGACTCTGGTTGAAAGACTGAGCCCCCACTTTTACAAATTCCAGGCCAGAACTGAATGCATCACATGCAAACGTGGGTAGCATTCTGTTGTCTTGGTGCATCCacttcagtttgttttttttaaatgatgtcacttagtttatttattcaaatgtaTTTCTTATCTTTTTTTATTCCATTACAATGAACTCGAGGGATATTCCACATGTTGGGGCTTTTCTTCCATAGATATCGCATATATTTTTCTAAAGTGATGGGTGAAAGTTCTCCCTAAAGCGAGAGCCCGTGCAACTCAACATTTTATGCAAACGTGGGATGGGTGACTGTTGAGCTGCCGCTCAAACCTAGATGGCTCTAACTATTCAGAAATCAACAGTTCAAGGCTGTCTGAGTTTAAAGGCTGTTTTCCCTTTAGTGGAACGATTGTAGTACTGCATGATTTACTGCCAGACACGGGTTGACATTGTGGACAGACGTGCATCTTGCTCCCATCTTtccattattctttttttaagaatTGTGTGTAAAAGTTTTACTGGGGTCGGCCATTGTATTTAAACTATTGCTTGTTTATGTTTTAGTGAAAACAGTGTGTGTCTGGTAAGGCCAGTTAAAATGAAATGCCTGTAGATGCTTTTTAAAGGAACACACCATGCATTATTGGGCTGGTTTCATACTGTGGCATCCACAATCTCTTTTGTACTTTTTTCCAAAACAAGTgttttaaaaactattaaaaaacTGGCTAAATGTAACACTTGCTTTTTTGTTACTCAACATATACTCCAAATGTTGAACATTTGAAATTTAAATGTTTCGGCACTAatgaatttctgctttttttgtttaCTGTTGTGTTATTTACCAATACATGGTGTCGGGTAGATCAGCGGCCTTCAGACTTAGAATTTAATGCTGAGGTAGACTGATGTACCTCACAGGTGTGCAAACACATGGCCTATGTGTtctgtaaaaaaataataatctgaaAATCCTACAATGTAGATGGTTGTGGGATAAATACTTTACAATCACAAGAGGTACAGCTTGTAGAAATTTAGACAGTAACTTAAGACAGTGTTTGGGATTTTTGAATAAATACAATTGATGGAAGATTCAGCGTAAATTGTCAGTGAGGAAAGCTTAATCAAGAAAATCCATCTGAGCTTAAATCGAATACTATAAACAATGCATATATTTTCTCTTGTATCTACATTCGTATATTTACTTAGATTCTCGATTGAATTTAAGGCAATAATGCATATAGCAAAACGACCCATAGATGGCGTAATTGCGATTTCCGACGCCTCCGTGAGAACGCCTCAGGTTGTTCTTCCGGGTCACAAGCTAGCTTTCTGGCCTGACCTGTGGGTTCCAGTGTAGCtaccaaataaaaacaaagggtTTTACTGAGGTTAGGGTTCTAATACAACCTCAAACACATGCATATGCATTCCATAAATAGATTTTGATATGATTCAGACAAGCGTAGGAAAATGCTtggataacaacaataatactcAACATAGAGCTAACTGACGAACTGCTGTGAATTGGTATTGTTTTACGTTTTAGTAAATTCCTGACCAAAAGTTGAAGGTAAGTCCTGTAACGTAAATTCATTCTGTATCTATAGGAATATTTGCGACTTTCTTTTTTCCGATTCCTTTGAACGCCGGTTATTGATCGCAATAGCCAACGTTGCAGCACCCAAAGGCAGCGCTTCAACCATAGCGAGTTTGTCTTCGCCACATTTTATTGAGCAATTTCCAAGCGAAACATCACCCTGCTGAAGTGTGAACTTTAGGATTGGGACTCCTACGGAGTTATCTAAGGATCACAACAATGGCAGTAAAGTCGATATGTGTTGCTCTTCCAGGATGTCGGACTCGGACAGTGACGAGGACCAAGACAGACCCTTTTCTCTGACTGGCTTCCTCTTTGGAAACATCAACGAAGACGGACAGCTAGAGGATGACAGTATTCTAGACAATGTAAGTGCAAACCTTGATCAGTACATTCACGTTGCAAGTCAATTCTGTTGCTAACGTTTGCGTTTATCGCTCCAGGAGTCCAAAAAGCATTTGGCTGGATTGGGCTCGCTGGGTTTGGGCTCACTCATCACAGAAATTACTGCAAATGAGCAGGACAGTCGGGAGGAAAGCAAAAACTCTGGTATTAGGGAGAGTTTGCGAAACATCAAAACAGCATCTGTGTTGCCAGAAAAGTGATGTCGTTTCTACATTTTGCCCAGGTTGGGTGAAAAGTACTGAAGATGCTGTCGACTACTCTGACATCAGCGAGGTCGCTGAAGATGAGACAAAGAAGTACCATCAAGCTATGGGCACGTTGCAGCCCAACAGGAAAGCAGGTGATGGACAGACAGCCGATTTGATATTTCTATCTGTATCTTCTGAAAACACAGTTGAAAATGTCACAAATTTAAATATGTCTCTTCCTTCATTGctgcagatgatgaagatgactaTGATGCAGACTGTGAGGATATTGACTCCAAACTtatgcctcctccacctccaccaagCCTTACTGGAGccaccaagaaagaggagcCCAGCCCCCAGAGCACAAATGGTAACAGCCCTTTTACTAAACTAGAAGTCTGTAGCTTTTTATAAAACCTTTCTGCTCTAAGAAATGATTATTTTGTTCCTAAGTAAAGTAAAGTTGTCTGTTGCTCTTATAACATGACACCACCTCTTATTGCAGCTGGGGAAGAGGGCGATGGCATCAttcttccctccatcatccctccgtCCTCTGCTGGTGATAAGGTTGActttagcagctcctctgaCTCAGAGTCAGAAACTGACCGACCTTGCCAGGGTTTGGGGTCTCGCGGTGCCCCAGATAGGCTCAACCTCCCTCTCGCGGGTATCATGCAGAAAGATGCTGCCAAAGCGTTACCAGGTGTTACGCAGCTTTTCCCAGAATTCAGACCTGGAAAGGTAAACCGTCATTCGTAACACAATGAAAGTCTTTATTGTAACCACTATTTTCAAGTGATTGTGGGTGTTCTTTTTCCCCCAGGTGCTCAGGTTCTTGCGGCTGTTtggtcctggaaaaaatgtgcCGTCCGTATGGAGAAGTGCCCGCAGGAAGAAAAAACGGAAGCACCGAGACACCCAGCCTGGGACGCCTCCTCCAGACGGAGAACCAACAGAGCAACACCAGGAGAAGAAATCTGGATGGATTTATGAATATGcggccccccctcccccagagcAGTGTCTCTCCGACGATGAGGTAGGCCTTCAGCAGTTCCAACCAAGGCTCAGATTATTGCTGCCACCTTTTGTCCAGCAGCATGGAAATGCATTTATTACCTCACATACCCGTTTATCCAGATAACCATGATGGCTCCAGTAGAATCTAAGTTCTCACAAGCCTGCGGTGATggagacaaagagacagagTCTCGCCCCAAGGTGGCAGAATGGCGATATGGTCCAGCCCAGCTTTGGTACGACATGCTGGGTGTCTCTGAGGATGGTAGCAACTTCAACTATGGGTTCAAGCTGAGAGACTTTCTGCCCAAGGAGCCTGAGAAGCCAGATGTGCCTCAGGAAAATACAGAGACTTCACAGAAGGTATGCAGATGTGGAGGGCAGACAGCAGAGCTTGTAAACTATAGATTATTcttattgtattttatttcctaCAATTGTAATTGCAGGAACAAGACAGCCATGACGGAGctgttgaggaggaggatgaagacctgCCTAAACGCAAATTGACACTTGAAGATGAGCTATTCATGATGGTCACTCAACTGCAATGGGAGGAGGATATAATCTGGAACGGGGAGGATGTGAAACACAAGGGCACCAAGGCTCAGCGGGCCAGCCTGGCTGGGTGGCTCCCCTCCAGCATGACCCGTAATGCTAATGCCTACAACGCTCAGCAGGGTAAGGAAAAAAGATGTTAAAACAGTgctaaaagagtaaatataatTACAAATGTAATTACAACAATTGCTTTTCCAGGTCTGGCGAGGAGTAATTTGCAGATGATAACACCTACCCTTCCACCCATGCCCAAAATTCCTTTGATCTCTAGCTCCAAACGTGAAAAAAACAGCCACGATAATCAAGGTGAGTAGCTTTTCCTTCAGAACTTACAGGCTATACATTCTGCACACATTTTTGTCCAACGTAAagttgacattttattttatggatTGTGATGTAATTTGGTTCGTCTGCAGCATCTCATGATGAAGACCCTCCCTGGTTCTCCATTTTCCCCATCGATAATGAGGAGTTGGTATATGGACGTTGGGAGGATAACATCATCTGGGATGACCAGGAGATGGATCATATGCTCATGCCGCCTATTCTTGTCCTTGATCCCAATGATGAAAATATCATCCTAGgtatttttacatttcagtcTTCTTGGGCGACAGTGTTGACCGCTACGCTACCTGCTAACTCTTGGTTGTCTTTCAATTTATATCTGCTTTCTTGCCTCTTTTGTAGAAATTCCTGATGAGAAAGAGGAGATGACCTCTCACTCACCATCAAAGgagaataaaaaggaaacgGCGATCAAGAAGAGTCGCATCCTCTTGGGGAAGACTGGAGTGATAAAAGAAGAGCCACAGCAGGTAAAGTATTAGTGTTAATAGAGAGTTTAGTGGAGGCAGGCATTATTTCAGACTGaaaactttaaatatttttcttaagtataaaaaaaatgaaacagttATTACTCTATATATTTTCAGATATTGTTATAAGGTTGAAATAGACCCAATTTGAGAATTTCTGATCTGTTTGAATGTTATCAGAATATGTCCCAGCCTGAAGTCAAAGACCCATGGAACCTCTCCAATGATGAGTTCTACTACCCAAAGCAGCAGGGTCTCAGGGGGACTTTTGGTGGCAACATTATTCAGGTAACCTGTCAATAAATGCTCAACTTCTGAATCAATTGCATAGATTTACTGGCTATAAAGTAAGCACTTGGTCAGTGTAAATATACTGTGTAGAATAGCTGTATACTGAATCCATTTTCTGTCCTTGTAACAGCATTCCATTCCTGCATTGGAGCTGCGACAGCCCTTCTTCCCCACTCACATGGGTCCGATGAAGCTGCGCCAGTTTCATCGGCCGCCTCTGAAGAAGTACTCGTTCGGGGCTTTGGCTCAGCCGGGACCTCATGCTGTCCAGCCCCTTCTGAAACACATCAAAAAGAAGGCTAAGGTGGAGCTCGCATTTAAAACATTAACTTTATGCTGTATGCTGTGTCCTGGgtacaaatgtaaatgttgtcTGTTGGCATAGATGCGAGAGCAGGAGAGGcaggcttcaggaggaggagacatgTTCTTCATGCGAACTCCGCAGGATTTAACAGGCAAAGATGGAGATCTGATCCTGGCTGAATACAGTGAGGAATACCCACCTCTTTTCATGCAAGTCGGCATGGCCAGCAAGATCAAAAACTATTACAAACGGGTCAGTGTGTCCGTTTGTTGGTTGGTTTTTATATATTAAACTGCTACTTGTtgctggagggttagggttagggttagggttaggtcgaTAAAACTCTTTCTGATATGTTGCTGTATTTAGAAACCTGGAAAAGATCCTGGAGCTCCTGACTGTAAGTATGGAGAGACTGTGTACTGCCACACATCACCTTTCCTGGGTTCTCTACACCCTGGACAGCTGCTTCAGGTCAGAACATAATGATCAAAGATTCGGTCTACGGATAAGATTGAAGATTTGGTCTAAAGTTTACGGTCTATCCATTGTTACAGGCATTTGAAAACAACCTTTTTCGAGCTCCAATTTACCTGCACAAGATGCCAGAGTCAGATTTCTTGGTTCTCCGAACGCGACATGGCTACTTTATTAGGGAGCTTGCAgacatttttgtggtgggtcaGGAGTGTTCCTTGTTCGAGGTCCCGGGTCCTAACTCCAAACGAGCAAACACTCACATCAGAGACTTTCTTCAGGTATGCTTCATTCTCTCATTTATCCCTGGAAGCTCCCTGCTGATCATTGCCGATGCTTAACAtccactcccctgctctgtaGGTCTTCATTTACCGTCTCTTCTGGAAGAGCAAAGATCGGCCTCGCAGAATCCGCATGGAGGACATAAAGAAAGCCTTCCCCTCTCATTCAGAGAGCAGTATCAGGAAGCGACTGAAACTCTGTGCAGATTTCAAACGTACAGGTAAACGGGGCTCCCCAATCAACTTTTCCTGCGGTGAGACTTAACAAAGCAAGCTGTTAGCTCAGTGCTGCGTTCTGTCGCGTAGAACGGAGCGTTTGTTTCAGTAAGAGTAAATGTCTGTTCCCTCCTTCCAGGGATGGATTCCAACTGGTGGGTGTTGAAGCCCGACTTCAGGTTGCCCACAGAAGAGGAGATCAGGGCCATGGTGTCTCCGGAACAATGCTGTGCTTATTATAGCATGCTTCATGCAGAGCAGAGGCTCAAGGTACCCTCGACTGCTACTTCACTTCACTCCACGTGACATAGGATCTCATACCTATTCATTTACACGCTTAGGATGCCGGATATGGCGAGAAATCCTTCTTTGCGCCAGAAGAAGAGAATGAAGAGGACTTCCAAATGAAGATTGATGATGAAGTATTTATTTCCCTATAATAAATACACTTATAGATTGTGAGGTTAGCAGCATGCTGATGATTTGATCAACATTCTAGGTGCGCACTGCTCCATGGAACACAACAAGAGCTTTTATTTCAGCCATGAAAGGGAAATGTCTGTTGGAGGTTACGGGCGTGGCTGATCCCACAGGCTGTGGAGAGGGCTTCTCCTATGTCAAAGTGCCCAACAAACCCACTCAGCAGAAGGTCTGATCATCTTCATTAAATGCCCACCACCCTTTTGCTCCTGTTTGCCAGTGTATAGAAGTTGGACTCTGatcatgtgtgttttccttaGGATGACAAAGAGCCCCAGCCTGCCAAGAAGACCGTGACGGGGACAGACGCTGACCTGAGGAGGCTGTCACTGAAAAATGCCAAGCAGCTTCTGCGCAAGTTTGGTGTACCAGAGGAAGAGGTGATACACTGGTGTTAAACAAGCACGTCCGTGGGTGATAAAGTGGTCGTCACCCCTGCTTACGTCGATTGTTTTGAACTAGATCAAGAAACTTTCACGTTGGGAGGTGATCGATGTGGTTAGAACCATGTCCACAGAGCAGGCACGTTCAGGCGAGGGGCCCATGAGCAAGTTCGCCAGGGGTTCTCGTTTCTCTGTCGCGGAACACCAAGAGCGCTACAAGGAAGAATGCCAAAGAATATTTGACCTGCAGAACAAGTGAGACTCTTGTTAGGGTTTCAGTATTATGACGGCTCCAGTGGGACCGCATGTGGAATCAGAtcctttgtctgatccctccaGAGTGTTGGAGTCTACAGAGGTGCTGTCCACAGATACTGACAGCAGCTCGGCAGAGGACAGTGACTTTGAGGAGATGGGGAAGAACATCGAGAACATGCTGCAGAACAAGAAAACCAGTTCCCAGCTTTCCcgtgagagggaggagcaggagaggaaggagtTGCAGAGGATGCTGTTGGGGGAGGAAAGCGATCGGGACCACAAGGGGCGCAAAGATCGGCGCAAGGGCTTGTGTGAGTTTGTAAATGTCAGAGTGCACAGAGACTGATGGCTCACCTCTTATTTTTCATCTCAGAAAGCTGATCAGTGACGTAACAAAGTCTTGTATTAATGTTGTTTGTCCATCTACGGGTTGACATTCATCACAAACCTCAACCGAACACGCTGACAGATTAATAATTGTAATTTGTCCTTTGTTTGTCTCTTTACAGCCAGCTCTTTATCCACCGGCTCCCACAAGGATGATGACGCATCGTCCGTCACCAGTCTGAACTCCTCGGCCACAGGGAAGAGACTCAAGATCTATCGCACTTTCAGGGATGAAGACGGCAAGGAATATGTCCGCTGTGAGACAGTGCGCAAGGCCTCAGTCATCGATGCCTACACCAGAATTAGAACTACCAAGGATGATGAGTTCATGTGAGTCTTTTACTGAAGAAACTACACAGCAGAATTACTTGTATTCAATTACTTTCGATGAGACCTTTTAGAAAACATAGATGCTGATTTTTGGGGGTGATGGTAAAAGCTCAGTAGAAGTTTCCTTATGGGGTCAAGGCTTCAGTATTTAGCAGCTGATATTATTTGTTGTTATGGCTGCAGACGGAAGTTTGCCGTCTTCGATGAGCAACACAGAGAAGAGATGAGGAAGGAGCGGCGGCGCATTCAGGAGCAACTGAGGAGACTAAAAAGAAACCAAGAAAAAGACAAGATTAAAGGCCCTCCAGAGAAGAAGACCAAGAAGGCCAAAGAGAGACCAGACCTCAAGGTAAAAGTAAGCCTGCTGAATTCCTACTAAACTTCTTGCTAATGTATGTTGGCCAGCTCTGTTACACCAAGCTAAAGCGTTTGCTAATCATTTACATAAATATAAGGCCAAATATTATTGAGGGTTAATGTTGACTGCGTTCTTTAACTTTTACCTCTTTTCACTAGCTAAAGTGTGGAGCATGTGGTGCCATCGGACACATGAGGACCAACAAGTTCTGCCCACTGTACTATCAAACCAACGCCCCTCCTTCTAACCCAGTTGCgatgacagaggagcaggaggaggaactggagaagaCTGTCATCCATAATGACAATGAGGAACTGATCAAAGTTGAGGGCACCAAGATTGTACTGGGCAAACAGCTGATTGAGAGGTAGACTATATCTGACTTTCTTCTGTCTTCAATATTCCAACATCTACTAATAGTCTCAATATTCATCACATTGATGTGATGGACTCTACCCCCCTGCGTTTTTCCataattttattccttttttagtgcCGATGAGGTGCGCAGAAAATCTTTAGTGCTCAAGTTTCCCAAACAGCAGCTTCCTCCTAAGAAGAAGAGGCGTGTAGGCAGTGCTGTACACTGTGACTACCTCAATGTAAGCACCTAttttcttttgggtttttgGTTTATTGGACATTCTCTGAGCCAGTCTGCATGGATAACCTTTGAAACCATTTTACAGAAGCCACACAAGGTCATCCACCGTAGACGCACAGACCCCATGGTGACGTTGTCATCTGTGCTGGAGAGCATCATCAACGACATGAGGGATCATCCCAATGTAAGATTTGTTTGACACGCACTTCCTTGAGTTATGATTTGGTTCATTCTTCTCTGTTGTAAGCGCTCCTCCCCTGTCCTATTCTACGCAGACGTATCCCTTCCACACACCGGTTAATGCCAAGGTTGTGAAGGATTACTACAAGATCATCACCCGGCCCATGGACCTTCAGACCCTGAGGGAGAACGTGCGTAAACGATTGTATCCAT
This window harbors:
- the taf1 gene encoding transcription initiation factor TFIID subunit 1 isoform X2, whose product is MSDSDSDEDQDRPFSLTGFLFGNINEDGQLEDDSILDNESKKHLAGLGSLGLGSLITEITANEQDSREESKNSGWVKSTEDAVDYSDISEVAEDETKKYHQAMGTLQPNRKADDEDDYDADCEDIDSKLMPPPPPPSLTGATKKEEPSPQSTNAGEEGDGIILPSIIPPSSAGDKVDFSSSSDSESETDRPCQGLGSRGAPDRLNLPLAGIMQKDAAKALPGVTQLFPEFRPGKVLRFLRLFGPGKNVPSVWRSARRKKKRKHRDTQPGTPPPDGEPTEQHQEKKSGWIYEYAAPPPPEQCLSDDEITMMAPVESKFSQACGDGDKETESRPKVAEWRYGPAQLWYDMLGVSEDGSNFNYGFKLRDFLPKEPEKPDVPQENTETSQKEQDSHDGAVEEEDEDLPKRKLTLEDELFMMVTQLQWEEDIIWNGEDVKHKGTKAQRASLAGWLPSSMTRNANAYNAQQGLARSNLQMITPTLPPMPKIPLISSSKREKNSHDNQASHDEDPPWFSIFPIDNEELVYGRWEDNIIWDDQEMDHMLMPPILVLDPNDENIILEIPDEKEEMTSHSPSKENKKETAIKKSRILLGKTGVIKEEPQQNMSQPEVKDPWNLSNDEFYYPKQQGLRGTFGGNIIQHSIPALELRQPFFPTHMGPMKLRQFHRPPLKKYSFGALAQPGPHAVQPLLKHIKKKAKMREQERQASGGGDMFFMRTPQDLTGKDGDLILAEYSEEYPPLFMQVGMASKIKNYYKRKPGKDPGAPDCKYGETVYCHTSPFLGSLHPGQLLQAFENNLFRAPIYLHKMPESDFLVLRTRHGYFIRELADIFVVGQECSLFEVPGPNSKRANTHIRDFLQVFIYRLFWKSKDRPRRIRMEDIKKAFPSHSESSIRKRLKLCADFKRTGKRGSPINFSCGMDSNWWVLKPDFRLPTEEEIRAMVSPEQCCAYYSMLHAEQRLKDAGYGEKSFFAPEEENEEDFQMKIDDEVRTAPWNTTRAFISAMKGKCLLEVTGVADPTGCGEGFSYVKVPNKPTQQKDDKEPQPAKKTVTGTDADLRRLSLKNAKQLLRKFGVPEEEIKKLSRWEVIDVVRTMSTEQARSGEGPMSKFARGSRFSVAEHQERYKEECQRIFDLQNKVLESTEVLSTDTDSSSAEDSDFEEMGKNIENMLQNKKTSSQLSREREEQERKELQRMLLGEESDRDHKGRKDRRKGLSSSLSTGSHKDDDASSVTSLNSSATGKRLKIYRTFRDEDGKEYVRCETVRKASVIDAYTRIRTTKDDEFIRKFAVFDEQHREEMRKERRRIQEQLRRLKRNQEKDKIKGPPEKKTKKAKERPDLKVKLKCGACGAIGHMRTNKFCPLYYQTNAPPSNPVAMTEEQEEELEKTVIHNDNEELIKVEGTKIVLGKQLIESADEVRRKSLVLKFPKQQLPPKKKRRVGSAVHCDYLNKPHKVIHRRRTDPMVTLSSVLESIINDMRDHPNTYPFHTPVNAKVVKDYYKIITRPMDLQTLRENVRKRLYPSREEFREAVELIVKNSATYNGAKHPITQVAQSMLDLCDTKLKEKEDRLVRLEKAINPLLDDDDQVAFSFILDNIVTQKMMAVPDSWPFHHPVNKKFVPDYYKVIVNPMDLENIRKNISKHKYQNRDTFLSDVSLIHTNSIKYNGPDSPYTKTALDIVTVCKQTLDEYDEHLTQLEKDISTAKEAALDAADLECLDPMTPGPYTPQPADLFDSGASGSLPRETSSLFSEGPLVVAPEKRGGQGRHFRRPGEEESDVDIEGFEEENDGKPKTPAPAEDADGDLEDDDDEDEMLLPLRRQVHDQEEEEEEEEEDSAPGRPAHSSVLYQDLLMSEGEDDASEEEGDNPFSSIQLSESGSDSDREMDVRPAPPRRTQETARMGMELDESMMSYEGDEHDGPQMEDSNVSYGSYEEMESQSQMPPSSMGNGEEYGISDEEEEEDEDEEARRRGPAVLTQVQLSEDEESEEFRSIGDSDLDSDV
- the taf1 gene encoding transcription initiation factor TFIID subunit 1 isoform X3; this encodes MSDSDSDEDQDRPFSLTGFLFGNINEDGQLEDDSILDNESKKHLAGLGSLGLGSLITEITANEQDSREESKNSGWVKSTEDAVDYSDISEVAEDETKKYHQAMGTLQPNRKADDEDDYDADCEDIDSKLMPPPPPPSLTGATKKEEPSPQSTNAGEEGDGIILPSIIPPSSAGDKVDFSSSSDSESETDRPCQGLGSRGAPDRLNLPLAGIMQKDAAKALPGVTQLFPEFRPGKVLRFLRLFGPGKNVPSVWRSARRKKKRKHRDTQPGTPPPDGEPTEQHQEKKSGWIYEYAAPPPPEQCLSDDEITMMAPVESKFSQACGDGDKETESRPKVAEWRYGPAQLWYDMLGVSEDGSNFNYGFKLRDFLPKEPEKPDVPQENTETSQKEQDSHDGAVEEEDEDLPKRKLTLEDELFMMVTQLQWEEDIIWNGEDVKHKGTKAQRASLAGWLPSSMTRNANAYNAQQGLARSNLQMITPTLPPMPKIPLISSSKREKNSHDNQASHDEDPPWFSIFPIDNEELVYGRWEDNIIWDDQEMDHMLMPPILVLDPNDENIILEIPDEKEEMTSHSPSKENKKETAIKKSRILLGKTGVIKEEPQQNMSQPEVKDPWNLSNDEFYYPKQQGLRGTFGGNIIQHSIPALELRQPFFPTHMGPMKLRQFHRPPLKKYSFGALAQPGPHAVQPLLKHIKKKAKMREQERQASGGGDMFFMRTPQDLTGKDGDLILAEYSEEYPPLFMQVGMASKIKNYYKRKPGKDPGAPDCKYGETVYCHTSPFLGSLHPGQLLQAFENNLFRAPIYLHKMPESDFLVLRTRHGYFIRELADIFVVGQECSLFEVPGPNSKRANTHIRDFLQVFIYRLFWKSKDRPRRIRMEDIKKAFPSHSESSIRKRLKLCADFKRTGKRGSPINFSCGMDSNWWVLKPDFRLPTEEEIRAMVSPEQCCAYYSMLHAEQRLKDAGYGEKSFFAPEEENEEDFQMKIDDEVRTAPWNTTRAFISAMKGKCLLEVTGVADPTGCGEGFSYVKVPNKPTQQKDDKEPQPAKKTVTGTDADLRRLSLKNAKQLLRKFGVPEEEIKKLSRWEVIDVVRTMSTEQARSGEGPMSKFARGSRFSVAEHQERYKEECQRIFDLQNKVLESTEVLSTDTDSSSAEDSDFEEMGKNIENMLQNKKTSSQLSREREEQERKELQRMLLGEESDRDHKGRKDRRKGLSSSLSTGSHKDDDASSVTSLNSSATGKRLKIYRTFRDEDGKEYVRCETVRKASVIDAYTRIRTTKDDEFIRKFAVFDEQHREEMRKERRRIQEQLRRLKRNQEKDKIKGPPEKKTKKAKERPDLKLKCGACGAIGHMRTNKFCPLYYQTNAPPSNPVAMTEEQEEELEKTVIHNDNEELIKVEGTKIVLGKQLIESADEVRRKSLVLKFPKQQLPPKKKRRVGSAVHCDYLNKPHKVIHRRRTDPMVTLSSVLESIINDMRDHPNTYPFHTPVNAKVVKDYYKIITRPMDLQTLRENVRKRLYPSREEFREAVELIVKNSATYNGAKHPITQVAQSMLDLCDTKLKEKEDRLVRLEKAINPLLDDDDQVAFSFILDNIVTQKMMAVPDSWPFHHPVNKKFVPDYYKVIVNPMDLENIRKNISKHKYQNRDTFLSDVSLIHTNSIKYNGKGPDSPYTKTALDIVTVCKQTLDEYDEHLTQLEKDISTAKEAALDAADLECLDPMTPGPYTPQPADLFDSGASGSLPRETSSLFSEGPLVVAPEKRGGQGRHFRRPGEEESDVDIEGFEEENDGKPKTPAPAEDADGDLEDDDDEDEMLLPLRRQVHDQEEEEEEEEEDSAPGRPAHSSVLYQDLLMSEGEDDASEEEGDNPFSSIQLSESGSDSDREMDVRPAPPRRTQETARMGMELDESMMSYEGDEHDGPQMEDSNVSYGSYEEMESQSQMPPSSMGNGEEYGISDEEEEEDEDEEARRRGPAVLTQVQLSEDEESEEFRSIGDSDLDSDV